One segment of Streptomyces sp. TG1A-8 DNA contains the following:
- a CDS encoding xanthine dehydrogenase family protein subunit M, giving the protein MKGFAYLRPGSVEEAVAAHAAHPGARYLAGGTNLVDLMKLGVESPAVLVDVGRLPLDTVEERPDGSLRVGATVRNSDLAAHPLVRDRYPVLSQALLAGASGQLRNAATTGGNLLQRTRCPYFQDLDKPCNKREPGSGCGALEGVHRDHAVFGHSQRCVATHPSDMAVALAALDARVELYGTEGTRSIPAADFHRLPGEHPERDTEIRPGELITGVLLPAAPAGLPSAYRKARDRASYAFALASVAVVLGVADGVVDHVGIAFGGLAHRPWRARHAETALLGAAATPAAFEGAVALELERAEPLRDTAYKVPLARNLALDVLNRLAPAPAPL; this is encoded by the coding sequence GTGAAAGGCTTCGCCTACCTCAGGCCCGGCAGCGTCGAGGAGGCCGTCGCGGCCCACGCCGCCCACCCCGGCGCCCGCTACCTCGCCGGCGGCACCAACCTCGTCGACCTCATGAAGCTCGGCGTGGAGAGTCCCGCGGTCCTCGTCGACGTCGGCCGGCTGCCCCTGGACACCGTCGAGGAGCGGCCCGACGGCTCGCTGCGCGTCGGCGCCACCGTCCGCAACAGCGACCTCGCCGCCCACCCGCTCGTCCGCGACCGCTACCCGGTCCTGTCCCAGGCGCTCCTCGCGGGAGCCTCCGGCCAGCTGCGCAACGCGGCCACGACCGGCGGCAACCTCCTGCAGCGCACCCGCTGCCCCTACTTCCAGGACCTGGACAAACCCTGCAACAAGCGGGAGCCGGGCAGCGGCTGCGGGGCCCTGGAGGGCGTCCACCGCGACCACGCGGTCTTCGGGCACTCGCAGCGGTGCGTCGCCACCCACCCCTCCGACATGGCGGTGGCCCTGGCCGCCCTCGACGCCCGCGTGGAGCTGTACGGCACCGAGGGGACCCGCAGCATCCCGGCGGCGGACTTCCACCGGCTGCCCGGCGAGCACCCGGAACGGGACACCGAGATCCGCCCGGGCGAGCTGATCACCGGCGTGCTGCTGCCCGCCGCCCCGGCCGGGCTCCCGTCCGCCTACCGCAAGGCCCGCGACCGCGCGTCGTACGCCTTCGCGCTCGCCTCCGTGGCCGTGGTGCTGGGCGTCGCCGACGGCGTCGTCGACCACGTGGGCATCGCCTTCGGCGGCCTCGCCCACCGGCCCTGGCGGGCCCGGCACGCGGAGACCGCCCTGCTGGGCGCCGCCGCGACGCCCGCCGCCTTCGAGGGCGCCGTCGCCCTCGAACTGGAGCGCGCCGAGCCGTTGCGCGACACCGCCTACAAGGTGCCCCTGGCCCGCAACCTCGCCCTGGACGTCCTCAACCGCCTCGCCCCGGCCCCCGCGCCGCTCTGA